A genomic segment from Orrella daihaiensis encodes:
- a CDS encoding DUF4212 domain-containing protein, whose protein sequence is MADRFMQEGKSSYWRFCRWLVLICLMAWLVATLVPLALAQLGITGSVLGWPFVFALAAFVVPLVYLIIIGVFSLVMDRAERDKQAEYVSERTTDE, encoded by the coding sequence ATGGCAGACCGGTTCATGCAAGAGGGCAAGTCGAGCTACTGGCGGTTTTGTCGGTGGCTGGTGCTCATTTGTCTGATGGCTTGGCTGGTGGCAACGCTGGTCCCACTGGCGTTGGCACAGCTTGGCATTACCGGTTCGGTATTGGGTTGGCCCTTTGTGTTTGCCTTGGCCGCTTTTGTGGTCCCGTTGGTTTACCTGATCATCATCGGGGTATTCAGTCTGGTCATGGACCGTGCCGAGCGCGATAAGCAGGCCGAATATGTCTCAGAGAGGACAACCGATGAGTGA